AGAATGAGGGCTGTGCAAAATGATAGACGTTAATGgaatgttaatgtgtgtgtcctttAATGTTAATGCTGTGTATGGACTCTGTTCCTTACCGCTCCCCATTACACCGCTTCCCCTTCATCTTTGTGAATGAGTCATTGGGTGAGTGGAAACAGTCACTGGGGATTGTCAAAAATCAACTCTACAAAGATGTGCCTGCTGCGTGATTGTCGGCTGATGTTGAGCAGAACATGGGCGGACTGATGCATTTTATCTTTCGCGTAAGTCTCCTACTTCATGTGGTATCTAACCATGCAGCCCAGTGATTCTGTCCATGCTTTAGAACCTACCACAAGTACTTTGAGCTAAATTTGAACATGCCAGTGATTAGCAAACATAATATTCAAGCGTTGTTAGCATATAGAAATCTGTAACTTGGCACTGAAGACTAGCTGAGCTGAGAGTgttcagcaaaaataaaacaaagtactGAATATCAGATTGAAGATAACCAATGTCAGATAACCGAGCCTCTGGTCAGGAATGTGTAACCCAGATGCAAAATGCAGTTTGTTGCGCAGTGATACATCATATATGCTACAAATGTCTGTATGAAATATGGCAGTCCAAGTTGTTTATATGTTTCAATCTGAAACAACCAAGCAACACTGTTGTTGCACTTAGCGTTGCTAGAGATGTCCCAAACCAAGTTGCCCCTCTCATTGTAGCATGGTACAGACAAAGCCGACTTTTGTAAAGTCATTAAATGAAAATGGTATGTATATGGTTGGTTTGGTTTTTTCCTTTCTCACGTGGTGGAGTGAcattataaatgttaaaaaagctCAAACATGGATGGTGGGAAAACCCAGAGCTCAAAGGCCTGGTTTCGTACAGTCATAACAAAGACCTATGGCTCTCATGGTGGCTGTGATCACTCACACATAggctacacaaacaaacacatattttccaCTATTGTCCATGTGTTCCCACCATACAGGAATGCATACCCATTTACAGGAAAACGCCCAACTCTTGGCTCTATGCACCTCTGAGTACCGTTTCTAGCTGACAACAGCTGGTTTGAGGAGGAGTGCCCTTGAGGGAACAACCACCCAGGACAAGGGGTCACTTCGTCTGGCAGCCACCCCGGCAGACAGGTTCAAcacttcctccacctctccttcctcgtcttcctcctcgtccactGGCTCCTTCCCTGCCAGCCGCCCCAGCCCTCCCAGAGCTCCCAGCCCCAGCATCGATGCAGCTGAAAGTCCGAAGTGTAACAGTGGGGAGTCGGAGAGGCCAAGTGGCTCCACGCCACTGCCTATTCCTCCGCCTATGGAGAAGACAGGTGCTCCGTGGTGACTTAAGGCTCTGGCATGGTAGAAAGCAGACAGCGGCAAAGAGGTTCCGAGGCCCCCAAGGAGAGCTGCAGCAGTCCCAGGGATGATGACATGAGCCCTGCCTACGGGCGGCAGTTCAGAGGCACCCTGGTGTCCGAGCCCTGTACCCAGCCTGCTTGAACTATTTTGATCCTGGGCAACAAAGTGCCCGTGGGCCTTGATGTGTTTGCGTAGAGAGCTGGGATCTGTGTAGCGCTTCAGGCAGCCTGCCATCTTGCAGTAGTAGGGCTTGTCCACATAGTGGGTGCGAGTGTGCTTGAAGCGGTCGCTAGAGTTGGAGTAGCGCTTGCTGCATCCTTCATATGGGCAGATGTAGGGTTTTTCTcctggaagaagagaaaaagggtGTTGGGGAGAGACACTTAGATAAAGGATACAGAAAAATGTGATGATCTTATTAAATTCTTTCTCGGGTTAAATCTTAAAAAATGGGGTACTTTATGAGTTTTATGGTGTATCCGTTTTAAACTGCAATCTTAGCATTGTCACtattttgtttatccattcatGCACAATCCGTCCTTCACTGTGAGCTTCTGAGAGTTAGGATGTCAGTTCTTTACAAggtaaagaagaaaacatttgtaGACTGTGCTATGTCTGTACTCATAGAATCCAGTGTTACTGGAAATAACTTTGTCTCTGTGGGTCAAGCACCGAAACAGCTAGATTCAGCTCCATAACCAACATTTGACCTGGCTGTAAGAGAGTCCTTGCCGAAAATTTGTATTGTACTCCTAGCCTCTTCCATATTGGATGTTTGCCATTTTGAACACGCAGAAGAGCAAACAGATGACAGATTGTTAAACAAACTACTGCAAATAACTATCTACACACGTTCACAAAGCCTCGATTGTGTTCAATAAGTAGTCCAGtgtcagaaaaatatatttgcCTTGGCTTTATGTAAATTTTGATGGTATTTTGGAAAAGCACCACTGCAACTGCACAAAAAGCAGGTAGTTGTACTTTGACAGACTTTAACGATCTTggtagcttagttgttacaaaaagatgagctggatAGTTTCACGAGAtaagtacaaaaaaatgcattgtaATGTTACAATGCTATtctaaaaagaataataaataaaggtcaGAATCATCAGGCACCATGACATAACAGACATAACAGATTCAAACTAAGGGCTGTTGGCTTTGAATGGTAACTCGGTTCACAAATACAGAATACATAGAACATTATgcccaccttcctaatattatgtaggtctcccatgGTCTAGAGGGAGAAGAGCATGAAGGTGCAaaatgagttaaaaacaaagctgacagATTTGATCCAATCTTAGTATTtgtagtgttgtgtttgtctaaGGCCTTGTTAGGTATGATCCATGATTTATGATGTGATTTTGTCTCTGCAGTTTATCAGGTCAAACGTACATAGGCATGCCAGCTCAGACTTGCAAATTTGTTTTATAACTGAAACAAAGCAACATAAGGCACAACATGTCTGTTAGCTTGTTGCATGCTAGGCACATTGACAAATACATTTCGTAAAATTAGAGTGAGCTGACTCATTCTCATCAGTTGCACCCTTTTCAGTAACAATCTGCAGTCCCACATTTCAGTGAACCTGAGGCCACTTCCTGCAGAACCAGTACAACTGTCAGTTACAGATGTCCACCAAGGACTTCTGAGAAAAGATCATTGAAATACTTCCCATGATGACACTAGTCACATAACTATGATGACTATCATCATTTGCTTGACTGAGCAGCTTTACATAacttaaaataatgttttctaatgcaaatgcaaaaaaaaaataaaaaataaaaataataataataatcaacttTCAGGAGTTTCAGGAGAACTTTTGTGTGCCCACCAATGTCAAAATCAGACCTATTACTTTTCTGGTGTCTTTTGACAAAGACTGTGCGAAGAAAGGGAAATATTGCAAGAAACTACCGTTGACTTCAATATACGGGAGGCAAACAAACCTTTCCCGTTAATCTATTCATAGATATGAATAGATTACCTCACCTGTGTGTGAGCGGGTGTGTATCTTCAGGTTTTCCAGGCGAGAGAAACTCTTGTTACAGGTCGGACAGTGGTGGGGCTTCTCATTGGTGTGCGTGCGGATGTGAATCAGCATTTTATACCTAtagatataaacacacacacacacacacataaacataagaTATTTCGCTGTGCAGGTTTACTAAAGACAAGGCTgctaatatttgtatttgtgttaccAGAAATATTACTAGTCAAATATTACGCACATTCACGGAAACATAGAGccacagtttcattttattttggcagTGTGACTCTGTTTATTTAGAACTTACGTAAACAGTCGGAGCCTCACACCTGTCCCAACCAGGACATTGTTATTTGAGAACCTCATTAACGATGTGTCATGACCTTTCATTGATAACAGCGTGTATGCACAAGCACCTTGCATTGAATCCCCTCCCGTTCCGAGCACAGCCCTCCCACTGGCAGCAGTAGCCTGAATCTTTTTCAGGTTTGACGTGGAAGTCGTTGATATGATCCACGAGGTCCTGCAGCGAGTCAAACAACAGGTTGCACTGGAAGACGGAAAGGGAGAGGGAACATGAAAGAATGAGCTAATGAACGACGATCGCAAATAATTCACACTTGGCATCACGCAAAGacttgtgtttaaaaaaatatatatatttttacaaactGGAATCTGACAGAGACAAGCTCAGTGTTGATTTTAAGTAATGAGACGTGACTTGGCCATGATCTCTGTGCCAAACTACTTTAATTCTATTTGTACTTGACACCTCCTGCCTCCAAACGCAAACAGGCCCTTTCCTCTTAAAACATGTGGTGCTTTG
The nucleotide sequence above comes from Mugil cephalus isolate CIBA_MC_2020 chromosome 2, CIBA_Mcephalus_1.1, whole genome shotgun sequence. Encoded proteins:
- the LOC125004459 gene encoding zinc finger protein GLIS2-like, coding for MLSMDEPLDLKLPSGRTHGPVILGKRACPSSICAPLSITRPRMQCSTFPSPPSSPDSQFSSQERPGSCFTPPAMDLSLSPSSRHASSLSPSPSSPSSPPPSSPLESPHSSSSPQPHLFSRDHHRVVEGRASPQGYPFYLPIRSPPRGYSFPSSMFIGHNREKPVSPEPSLDGQLACRWMKCNLLFDSLQDLVDHINDFHVKPEKDSGYCCQWEGCARNGRGFNARYKMLIHIRTHTNEKPHHCPTCNKSFSRLENLKIHTRSHTGEKPYICPYEGCSKRYSNSSDRFKHTRTHYVDKPYYCKMAGCLKRYTDPSSLRKHIKAHGHFVAQDQNSSSRLGTGLGHQGASELPPVGRAHVIIPGTAAALLGGLGTSLPLSAFYHARALSHHGAPVFSIGGGIGSGVEPLGLSDSPLLHFGLSAASMLGLGALGGLGRLAGKEPVDEEEDEEGEVEEVLNLSAGVAARRSDPLSWVVVPSRALLLKPAVVS